The following coding sequences are from one bacterium SCSIO 12741 window:
- a CDS encoding efflux RND transporter periplasmic adaptor subunit codes for MKLYAFILIMGWSFLMVGCSEEETVKEEIIRPVRYLVVGNSDGGSNRTYSGTAKAGDEIELSFRSGGVLVGVNVKKGQRVKKGDLIARLDNVEAELDFEKSKAELRSAESSLNTNQSELNRSKSLYEKNSISLSEYQSAKNNYQSALSQYQLALRNKQIKEQQIKYGFIYAPKDGVIASTNGRVNERVSAGHVFAELNAGEQIKVALGIPENVINKVLVGMETSITFSSLPDQAFKGSVLEVSPVVTENSSTYPVDIAIETPSQSIRPGMAAQVSFHWQSDADQGNRVMVPVKTVGEDGGGNFVFLIEKDGDNTGIARKTYVEVGRISDSGFEIKKGLNNGDWIATAGIQTLLDGQKVKFN; via the coding sequence ATGAAACTTTATGCATTTATACTAATCATGGGATGGTCGTTCCTAATGGTCGGTTGTTCGGAAGAAGAAACGGTGAAAGAAGAAATCATCAGACCGGTTCGCTATCTGGTGGTGGGCAATAGTGATGGTGGTTCCAACCGAACGTATAGTGGTACGGCAAAGGCCGGTGATGAAATTGAACTCAGCTTTCGAAGCGGCGGCGTTTTGGTTGGTGTAAATGTGAAGAAGGGACAGCGGGTCAAAAAAGGCGACCTCATTGCCCGGTTAGACAACGTGGAAGCGGAACTGGACTTCGAAAAATCGAAGGCGGAATTGAGAAGTGCAGAATCCTCTCTAAATACAAATCAGTCGGAGCTGAACCGAAGCAAGTCTTTGTACGAAAAGAACAGTATCTCGCTGAGTGAATATCAATCGGCTAAAAACAACTATCAATCGGCTCTATCGCAGTATCAGTTGGCTTTGCGCAACAAGCAGATTAAAGAACAACAGATCAAGTACGGGTTCATTTATGCTCCTAAGGATGGCGTTATTGCAAGTACCAACGGACGGGTTAACGAACGGGTATCGGCTGGGCATGTGTTTGCCGAATTGAACGCTGGAGAGCAAATCAAAGTGGCCTTGGGTATTCCTGAAAATGTGATCAATAAAGTGCTGGTGGGAATGGAAACTTCCATCACCTTCTCTTCCCTACCCGATCAGGCTTTTAAAGGTTCGGTGTTAGAAGTGTCGCCGGTGGTCACCGAAAACTCCTCTACCTATCCGGTAGACATTGCCATAGAAACACCTTCTCAATCCATTCGCCCGGGAATGGCCGCTCAGGTTTCCTTCCATTGGCAAAGCGATGCTGATCAAGGCAATCGAGTGATGGTTCCGGTAAAAACGGTTGGCGAAGATGGCGGCGGAAACTTTGTTTTTCTCATTGAAAAAGATGGAGACAATACCGGTATCGCACGTAAGACTTATGTAGAAGTTGGCCGCATTTCAGACTCCGGGTTTGAAATCAAAAAAGGCCTGAATAATGGCGATTGGATAGCCACCGCTGGTATTCAAACCCTCTTAGACGGACAAAAAGTAAAATTTAACTGA